The Mycobacterium sp. EPa45 genomic interval GAGTACACCACGGTGTCGCGGCGGGATCCATCGGCGAGCAGCTGATGGCTGCGCAGCACTCCGTCGAGCTTGGCGCCGAGGCGTTCGATCGCTGCCCGGCTCACGTGATTGAAAAAGTGCGTGCGGAATTCGACAGCGACACAACCGAGTTGGTCGAACGCGTGCGAGAGCATCACCAGCTTGGTCTCAGTATTGACCCCGGTGCGCCGCGCCGATGCCGAGTACCAGGTGTGGCCGATCTCGAGCCGACGATTGGCGGCATCGACGTGGAACATGCTCGAGGAGCCGACCACCACACCGTCGGTCCGTCGCCGGATCACGTAGGTGACACCGTCGTCGGAGCCTTGCATGGTCTGCATGCGGCTCACCCACGTCGCGGTGGACTCCGGCGAAGGCGCGCTGGTGAACCACAGCTCGCCGACCGAGCCGTCGGCGGCCGCGTGCGCCAGTTCGGGTATGTGAGAGTCATGCAGTGGCTCAAGGGAAACCCATTGCGCGCCGGTCAGCGTGACCGGTTCGACGAACCGGCTCATCTGCGGCGCGCCAGAGCGGTGATCAACGCCCACACCGACGACAGCACCGCACCGCCCGCGCACACCGCGCCAATGTAGAAGCCGTACCCCACCGACACCGATCCGCTGACATTGAGGTGGTAGTACCAGTAGGTCAGCACGCCGAGCAACACCGAAATCACCAGCGCCGCCGCAGCGGCCAGGCGCGGGGACAGATTGCGCGCCACCATCGCACCGGTGACGATCAGCGCCGACGCCAGCAGCACGATCAACTGGCCGGCGCCGAAACGGGGCGGCAGCACGATACTGCCGACGGTGCCACCGATGGCGCTGGCCCGGCCGCCGCCCTTGACCGGGGTCGTCAACCACGGCAGCCAG includes:
- a CDS encoding GNAT family N-acetyltransferase, which encodes MSRFVEPVTLTGAQWVSLEPLHDSHIPELAHAAADGSVGELWFTSAPSPESTATWVSRMQTMQGSDDGVTYVIRRRTDGVVVGSSSMFHVDAANRRLEIGHTWYSASARRTGVNTETKLVMLSHAFDQLGCVAVEFRTHFFNHVSRAAIERLGAKLDGVLRSHQLLADGSRRDTVVYSILDIEWPAVRNNLTFRLNRHR